From Gemmatimonas sp., one genomic window encodes:
- a CDS encoding efflux RND transporter periplasmic adaptor subunit: MTNMLRLVRYGAAAVSSGALAACNNGANAGSDASGVEAVAGPAGGAITMWTDSTELFMEHPALIVGVPDKFAVHLTDITDFAPLRSGRITLRFTPRDGGNSLVVVQDAPRAPGIYGPSPEFTAAGVYDLTILVDSPQARDTLRVPGLRVYANAKEAPTEGAEADNGIPFLKEQQWKSPGFRTDFAVEGDIAASFDANGQIEPAAGNYADVTAPIGALVDAGGVSSSPVPGQQVSRGQILAYLTPSLGEGGSAFADARAALREAEDEHARAVRLLAVEAVPQRRVHEAENRLRAAKEALAGLGGGDLSPSGKVAIRAPIGGVVIRRSITPGGRVEAGSSLFTLVDATRVWLKVNVPSSQASRVDRASGAEFSVEGSTRRYTARRAVSIGSVIDSMSRTVPVLYEVMNGDGSLKVGAAARVALRTGQRARGLLVPSSAILDEDGRTVLYVQPSGERFEKREVTVLGIEGSRAVIGAGLQRGDRVVTGAAYQVRLASLSTSVPTHGHEH, translated from the coding sequence ATGACGAATATGCTTCGACTCGTACGCTACGGTGCGGCGGCTGTCAGCAGCGGTGCGCTCGCCGCGTGCAACAACGGTGCGAACGCCGGTTCCGATGCGTCGGGTGTCGAGGCGGTAGCCGGTCCGGCCGGAGGCGCTATTACCATGTGGACGGATTCCACCGAACTGTTCATGGAGCATCCGGCCCTGATCGTCGGTGTTCCCGACAAGTTCGCCGTGCACTTGACCGACATCACCGACTTCGCGCCGCTGCGTAGCGGCCGGATCACGCTACGCTTTACGCCGCGCGATGGGGGAAATTCGCTGGTGGTGGTTCAGGACGCGCCGCGCGCACCCGGGATTTATGGTCCGAGTCCTGAGTTCACGGCCGCTGGCGTGTACGACCTCACGATCCTCGTGGACAGCCCACAGGCGCGCGACACGCTCCGGGTGCCGGGACTTCGCGTGTACGCGAACGCGAAGGAAGCCCCCACGGAAGGGGCGGAGGCCGACAATGGAATTCCGTTCCTCAAAGAGCAGCAGTGGAAGTCGCCTGGCTTCCGCACCGACTTTGCGGTTGAGGGAGACATTGCCGCCTCATTCGATGCTAATGGACAGATCGAGCCCGCCGCAGGCAACTATGCGGATGTCACCGCACCGATTGGCGCACTGGTCGATGCCGGAGGTGTCTCGTCGTCGCCGGTGCCGGGGCAGCAGGTCTCCCGTGGGCAGATCCTCGCGTATCTGACACCGTCGCTCGGGGAGGGCGGCAGTGCCTTTGCCGATGCGCGAGCGGCGCTGCGCGAAGCGGAAGATGAGCACGCGCGTGCCGTTCGGCTGCTCGCGGTCGAAGCCGTACCGCAGCGTCGCGTGCATGAGGCGGAGAATCGCTTGCGCGCTGCGAAGGAGGCACTCGCTGGTCTCGGCGGTGGCGATCTGTCCCCGAGCGGCAAGGTGGCGATCCGAGCTCCGATTGGTGGCGTGGTGATCCGGCGGAGCATCACGCCGGGCGGTCGCGTCGAGGCGGGCAGTTCGCTCTTCACGTTGGTCGATGCGACACGCGTCTGGCTGAAAGTGAATGTGCCGTCGTCTCAGGCAAGTCGCGTGGATCGTGCCTCGGGCGCGGAGTTCTCGGTTGAGGGAAGTACGCGGCGCTACACCGCACGGCGCGCCGTCTCGATCGGCAGTGTGATCGATTCCATGTCGAGGACGGTTCCGGTGTTGTACGAAGTCATGAACGGCGACGGCAGTCTCAAAGTCGGCGCGGCCGCGCGCGTGGCGCTGCGTACCGGCCAGCGGGCGCGCGGGCTGCTCGTGCCATCCAGCGCGATTCTCGATGAAGACGGCCGCACGGTCCTCTACGTGCAGCCGAGTGGCGAGCGCTTCGAGAAGCGCGAAGTCACGGTACTCGGCATCGAAGGCTCGCGTGCCGTTATCGGTGCCGGACTACAGCGCGGCGATCGTGTGGTCACCGGTGCGGCGTATCAGGTGCGTCTTGCCTCGTTGTCCACGAGCGTGCCGACGCACGGTCACGAACACTAG
- a CDS encoding DUF5916 domain-containing protein — translation MPVALRLNSRALIAALTVTLLSASLMGAQPVVDAAGTRLRTASAAGAAVASLRSAPLGAAFRLDGRLDEAMWAAADSIGALTEIEPVAGRMPAGRTVVRVLRDEDQLVIGVRADDPNPDGIVSFARERDNSLANEDHIKIVLDTYLDGRSGYVFAVNPNGARYDALISGDGENANWDAVWDAAAARTATGWSAEIVIPVRSLQFASGLTTWGFNVQRRVQRLLENDRWASPVRDFKITQTFRAGRLTDLPAFALGLGLSVRPSLMGATGVPAPGAMRRDERDLSLDITQTLGASTLAALTVNTDFAETEVDTRRTNLTRFPIVFPEKRTFFLQGADIFDFGLSLGDDVRPFFSRRIGLLNGNEVPIRAGVKVTGRGNGANFGGIALRTGDLPLATSSGTTLPSTANTLGVLRYKQNLGRESTVGMIGTLGDPTGRADSWMAGLDATYQTSRFHGNKNLAMGVWGLQTDRAGLTGEKTAWGAKIDYPNDLWQISATFKRIGDGFDPSLGFVPRAAAQIITFTSNFVPRPRGRVAGLRVRQMVNEFQPRVVTDLNGKWESYRIFMAPVNWRLESGDRFELNVNPTGERLAAPFTIAPGVTIPVGAYHWYRYRLEGGLAAKRRLSGQATWWFGSFYSGTLNEIILTTAWKPSSLINLEVNGTRNIGRLREGGFTQDLVGTRVRINVSPNLQLNSYAQYDNQSDTFGANTRIRWTFSPLGDLFIVYNHNLRHDINGDTGLPYGTGLQTDPTARYPRNWGFGSNQLLVKLQYAFRY, via the coding sequence GTGCCAGTCGCACTCCGCTTGAACTCCCGTGCGCTGATCGCCGCGCTGACCGTCACACTGCTCTCGGCGTCGCTGATGGGTGCGCAGCCCGTGGTCGACGCGGCGGGGACGCGTTTGCGGACTGCCAGCGCAGCAGGCGCTGCCGTGGCGTCGTTGCGAAGCGCGCCCCTCGGCGCAGCATTTCGCCTCGACGGGCGATTGGACGAAGCCATGTGGGCGGCCGCCGACTCCATCGGCGCGCTCACCGAAATTGAACCCGTGGCCGGCCGGATGCCGGCCGGGCGCACGGTGGTGCGCGTGCTGCGCGACGAGGACCAGCTCGTGATCGGCGTGCGGGCTGATGACCCGAACCCCGATGGCATCGTGAGTTTCGCCCGCGAGCGTGATAACTCGCTGGCGAACGAGGATCACATTAAGATCGTGCTCGACACCTATCTCGACGGTCGCTCGGGCTACGTGTTCGCGGTGAATCCCAACGGCGCGCGTTACGATGCCTTGATCTCCGGCGACGGCGAGAACGCAAACTGGGACGCCGTGTGGGACGCGGCGGCCGCGCGCACGGCAACAGGATGGTCGGCCGAGATCGTGATTCCGGTTCGTAGCCTGCAATTCGCCAGCGGACTGACCACGTGGGGCTTCAACGTGCAGCGGCGCGTGCAACGGTTGCTGGAGAACGATCGCTGGGCGAGTCCGGTGCGCGATTTCAAGATCACCCAGACTTTCCGCGCCGGTCGGCTCACGGACTTGCCGGCGTTCGCCCTCGGGCTCGGCCTCAGCGTTCGTCCGTCGCTCATGGGCGCCACGGGCGTGCCGGCCCCGGGGGCGATGCGCCGCGATGAACGCGACCTGAGTCTCGACATCACGCAGACGCTGGGCGCGAGCACACTGGCGGCCCTCACCGTGAATACGGACTTCGCCGAGACCGAGGTCGATACGCGTCGCACGAATCTCACGCGTTTCCCGATTGTCTTTCCCGAGAAGCGCACGTTCTTCCTGCAGGGCGCGGATATCTTCGACTTCGGGCTCAGTCTGGGCGACGACGTCCGGCCGTTCTTCAGCCGTCGCATCGGTTTGCTGAACGGCAACGAAGTGCCCATTCGCGCCGGCGTGAAGGTCACGGGGCGCGGTAACGGCGCGAACTTCGGCGGCATCGCGCTGCGCACCGGCGACCTTCCGTTGGCCACGAGTTCCGGCACCACCTTGCCTTCGACGGCGAACACGCTTGGCGTGCTGCGCTACAAGCAGAACCTCGGGCGCGAATCCACGGTGGGTATGATCGGCACGCTCGGTGATCCCACAGGACGTGCCGACAGCTGGATGGCCGGCCTTGATGCGACCTACCAGACCTCGCGCTTCCACGGCAACAAGAACTTGGCGATGGGAGTGTGGGGGCTGCAGACCGACCGGGCGGGACTCACCGGCGAGAAGACGGCGTGGGGCGCGAAGATCGACTACCCGAACGACCTGTGGCAGATCTCGGCGACATTCAAGCGTATCGGCGACGGCTTTGACCCGTCGCTCGGGTTCGTGCCGCGCGCCGCGGCGCAGATCATCACCTTCACCAGCAACTTCGTGCCGCGTCCGCGCGGGCGGGTGGCCGGTTTACGCGTCCGGCAGATGGTGAACGAATTCCAACCCCGCGTCGTGACGGACCTGAACGGGAAGTGGGAGAGCTATCGCATCTTCATGGCGCCGGTGAACTGGCGTCTCGAGAGCGGTGACCGTTTCGAACTCAACGTGAATCCCACCGGCGAGCGACTGGCGGCGCCATTCACGATCGCACCGGGCGTAACGATTCCCGTTGGTGCGTATCACTGGTATCGCTATCGCCTGGAGGGCGGCCTGGCCGCCAAGCGCCGGTTGAGCGGGCAGGCCACGTGGTGGTTCGGGTCGTTCTACAGCGGCACGCTCAACGAAATCATTTTGACCACGGCCTGGAAGCCGTCCTCGCTGATCAACCTGGAAGTGAATGGCACGCGTAACATCGGACGGCTCCGCGAAGGCGGCTTCACGCAAGATCTGGTCGGCACACGTGTGCGTATCAACGTGTCGCCGAATCTGCAGCTCAACAGCTACGCCCAATACGACAATCAGAGCGACACCTTTGGGGCCAACACGCGAATCCGCTGGACGTTCTCACCGCTCGGTGACCTGTTCATCGTGTATAACCACAATCTGCGGCACGACATCAACGGCGATACCGGACTGCCCTACGGCACGGGTCTGCAGACGGATCCCACCGCGCGCTATCCGCGCAACTGGGGTTTCGGATCCAATCAGCTCCTGGTGAAGCTGCAGTATGCGTTCAGGTACTGA
- a CDS encoding DUF1259 domain-containing protein, with protein sequence MTLRSRMWIAVGMTVASAIPAAAQVTPPPDGGPAWARVQQALGGRGTMQPGDVLRFGFPRTDLTVVADGVTLKPTLALGSWVAFKRMDAAGATMVMGDLVLTEDEVSAVMLRLQQNGVEQTALHQHVLRESPRVLYMHIDAHGDAAKIASAIRLALGASRTPLTAPTAPAMAPQAAFELDTAAIARMLGVAGRVNGGVYQVNAARAERIMAHGMEVPPAMGVATVMNFQPTGGGKAAITGDFVMTAAEVNPVMRALREHGIEVTALHSHMLDESPRLFFMHFWANANATTLAKGLRAALDLTARPTK encoded by the coding sequence ATGACCCTGCGATCACGTATGTGGATTGCCGTCGGCATGACGGTTGCCAGCGCGATACCTGCTGCGGCACAGGTCACGCCGCCGCCAGATGGCGGCCCCGCCTGGGCACGTGTGCAGCAGGCGCTTGGCGGACGTGGCACCATGCAACCCGGCGACGTATTGCGATTTGGTTTCCCCCGCACCGATCTCACCGTCGTCGCCGACGGCGTGACACTGAAGCCCACGCTCGCTCTCGGCTCGTGGGTGGCGTTCAAGCGGATGGACGCCGCCGGCGCGACCATGGTCATGGGTGACCTGGTGCTCACCGAAGACGAGGTCAGCGCGGTCATGCTGCGGTTGCAGCAGAACGGGGTGGAGCAAACAGCCCTGCACCAACACGTGCTGCGTGAGAGCCCACGTGTGCTCTACATGCACATCGACGCGCACGGAGACGCGGCGAAGATCGCGAGCGCCATTCGCCTTGCGCTCGGCGCCAGCAGGACGCCGCTGACTGCGCCGACCGCGCCGGCCATGGCCCCCCAGGCTGCGTTCGAGCTGGACACCGCCGCCATCGCGCGAATGCTCGGCGTCGCGGGACGGGTGAACGGCGGCGTGTATCAAGTGAATGCGGCACGGGCCGAACGGATCATGGCGCACGGCATGGAGGTGCCGCCGGCGATGGGCGTGGCGACGGTGATGAACTTCCAGCCCACCGGCGGCGGAAAGGCCGCGATCACGGGCGACTTCGTGATGACCGCAGCGGAGGTGAATCCCGTCATGCGGGCGTTACGCGAACACGGCATCGAAGTGACCGCGTTGCACAGCCACATGCTCGACGAGTCTCCGCGGCTGTTCTTCATGCATTTCTGGGCCAATGCGAATGCGACTACACTGGCCAAGGGACTGCGCGCCGCGCTCGACCTCACGGCGCGGCCGACAAAGTAG
- the pdxA gene encoding 4-hydroxythreonine-4-phosphate dehydrogenase PdxA produces MRLALTLGDPRGIGPEIAAKALSDPRIAALGASWYVIGPTGTPVPVQESIGVWAPTGHAADDIALAGRLAGLAVERAARMALAGEVSGIVTAPLDKAALQAGGFDFPGHTEMLAELAGVPATMMLASDTLRVVLATTHIALRDVPSAVTREALLQAAYATREGLRKDFGVAEPRLALCALNPHAGDSGRFGHEDDDLLAPVAREAGMAGPYPADTVFVRAMRGEFDAVIAPYHDVGMTAIKVASFGSAVNVTLGLPFVRTSPDHGTALDIAGQGVASAESLVAAMQLAVGMVERRRAG; encoded by the coding sequence ATGCGCCTCGCGCTCACCCTCGGCGATCCCCGTGGCATCGGTCCGGAGATCGCCGCCAAGGCGCTCAGTGACCCGCGGATCGCGGCGCTGGGCGCTTCGTGGTATGTGATCGGCCCGACGGGCACACCGGTGCCGGTGCAGGAATCCATCGGCGTCTGGGCGCCTACTGGCCACGCCGCCGACGACATTGCACTGGCCGGGCGTTTGGCCGGGCTCGCGGTGGAGCGCGCCGCCCGCATGGCGCTGGCGGGTGAGGTGAGCGGCATCGTGACTGCCCCCCTCGACAAGGCGGCGCTGCAGGCGGGTGGGTTCGACTTTCCCGGCCACACCGAGATGTTGGCCGAGCTGGCCGGCGTGCCCGCCACCATGATGCTGGCGTCGGACACGCTGCGGGTGGTGCTGGCCACCACGCACATCGCCCTGCGTGACGTGCCGTCGGCGGTCACCCGCGAGGCGCTGTTGCAGGCCGCCTACGCCACCCGCGAGGGGCTGCGAAAGGACTTCGGGGTCGCCGAGCCCCGACTGGCTCTCTGTGCCCTCAATCCGCACGCGGGCGACAGCGGTCGGTTCGGGCACGAAGACGATGACCTGCTGGCTCCTGTGGCTCGGGAAGCGGGCATGGCTGGGCCTTACCCGGCCGACACGGTATTCGTGCGCGCCATGCGCGGCGAATTCGACGCCGTGATCGCGCCGTATCACGATGTCGGCATGACGGCGATCAAGGTGGCGAGCTTCGGCAGCGCGGTGAACGTCACGCTGGGGCTGCCGTTCGTGCGCACCAGCCCGGATCATGGCACGGCGCTGGATATTGCGGGGCAGGGGGTGGCCAGCGCCGAGAGCCTGGTGGCGGCCATGCAACTGGCAGTGGGGATGGTGGAGCGACGGCGCGCCGGCTGA
- a CDS encoding TolC family protein gives MPTTCFHFVRSRGCDALVRCSAPAILSLALTGLLTGVPRPVHAQLSLAAAQRTAREVSSELLAARETNAAAAARARQAAGFANPTLSYGREQTSRGLQSNAQNIAQLEQVFEIAGQRGARMSVARLRVAASVERLAAAELQLNVDVAQAFALAITADDRLRIAEQGANAFAEAQRVSDARLADGDISGYAARRLRLESARFAAVRSAAALERRAARSALASLLGLGGRAGDTLTLARDASDGVFAPRVLGLDSLMALAVRQRAELRIAMLEAETLEAEARLVGRERIPTPTLSLGYKGERVADPQLGSLTGFSGYVAGFSIPLPILDRRQASVDAASGDARAARATIEAVRRRVQREVVEAYDALTAVEEQQALLAPHLGDESRAAMRAVQLAYAEGEISLVEWLDAVRAYQDAELTALTLQAEAATRRAALDRVVGARLPSPVSLRR, from the coding sequence GTGCCTACAACCTGCTTTCACTTCGTCCGCTCGCGAGGGTGCGATGCGCTCGTGCGCTGTAGCGCGCCGGCGATCCTCTCCCTGGCGCTGACGGGGCTTCTCACCGGCGTTCCCCGCCCGGTACACGCGCAGCTCTCGCTCGCTGCGGCGCAACGCACGGCGCGCGAGGTGAGCTCCGAGCTCCTCGCGGCTCGCGAGACGAACGCGGCGGCTGCGGCGCGCGCGCGTCAGGCTGCCGGCTTCGCGAATCCCACGCTGTCGTACGGCCGCGAGCAAACGTCCCGCGGGCTACAATCCAACGCGCAGAATATTGCGCAGCTAGAGCAGGTCTTTGAGATCGCCGGCCAACGCGGCGCGCGCATGTCGGTGGCACGACTTCGCGTAGCGGCAAGCGTCGAACGGCTCGCCGCTGCCGAGCTCCAGCTCAACGTTGACGTCGCACAGGCGTTCGCCTTGGCGATCACGGCCGATGATCGACTCAGGATCGCGGAGCAGGGGGCCAACGCGTTTGCGGAAGCCCAACGGGTCAGCGACGCGCGGCTCGCGGATGGGGATATCTCGGGGTATGCCGCGCGTCGCCTTCGGCTGGAATCCGCGCGGTTCGCCGCTGTACGATCCGCTGCCGCGCTCGAGCGGCGGGCCGCACGGTCGGCACTCGCCTCGCTGCTCGGGCTCGGCGGTCGCGCCGGCGATACGCTCACACTAGCACGCGACGCCTCCGATGGCGTGTTCGCTCCGCGGGTGCTCGGTCTCGACTCGCTCATGGCGCTGGCCGTGCGACAGCGCGCCGAACTCCGCATCGCCATGCTCGAGGCGGAGACGCTCGAGGCCGAAGCGCGACTCGTTGGGCGCGAGCGCATTCCGACACCCACGCTGTCTCTTGGATACAAGGGAGAGCGCGTTGCCGATCCGCAGTTGGGGTCGCTCACCGGGTTCAGCGGCTACGTCGCCGGCTTCTCCATCCCGCTGCCGATTCTCGACCGCCGCCAGGCCAGCGTTGATGCGGCGTCGGGTGACGCGCGCGCAGCCCGCGCGACGATCGAGGCCGTTCGTCGTCGCGTGCAGCGAGAAGTCGTCGAGGCGTACGACGCGCTCACGGCCGTCGAGGAGCAGCAGGCATTGTTGGCCCCGCATCTCGGCGACGAGTCTCGGGCTGCGATGCGCGCCGTGCAACTTGCGTATGCGGAAGGCGAAATCTCTCTCGTGGAGTGGCTCGACGCCGTTCGCGCCTATCAAGACGCGGAGTTGACCGCGCTCACCTTGCAGGCGGAGGCGGCGACTCGCCGCGCTGCCCTCGACCGCGTTGTCGGCGCGCGTCTTCCATCCCCGGTTTCGCTGAGGCGCTGA
- the typA gene encoding translational GTPase TypA has translation MQIRNVAIIAHVDHGKTTLVDKMLRQAGAFRENQVVEERVMDSNPLEKERGITILAKNTSIRWNDTKINIVDTPGHADFGGEVERILRMVEGVLLVVDAFDGPMPQTRFVLRKALELGRTPIIVINKIDRPGADPLRVHDEVLSLFIELEATEEQLNAPVVYASAKQGLATMDMDVTPVDLQPLYQTIVDTVPPPPSDSEGTFQMLVSTIEYSAYLGRMAIGRVERGIVHLGDSVTLLPFESDKPIQRGRVSKLYGYEGLERVEIQEASAGEIVLLAGFEDVDIGSTLTDPDHQEPLPGISVESPTISVDFVVNNSPFAGKDGKFVTSRQLRERLYKELERNVALRVEDSDSTDAWSVSGRGELHLSILMETMRREGFEFQVSRPKVILRTDEKGQKLEPFEELAIDVPEEYLGTVIEKLGPRKAEMIEMKNPGQGLVRLLYRVPARGLFGYRSEFLTDTRGTGIMHHRFLEYGAWAGPLSGRSRGVLVSMENGTIIAFALFSLQERSTLFVTPGDAVYEGMLIGENSRPGDMDVNPTKEKKLSNIRTKSTDENITLEPPREITLETALEYIEDDELIEITPLNIRLRKRLLSTSDRKRTNRETKRERTA, from the coding sequence ATGCAGATTCGTAACGTCGCCATCATCGCGCACGTCGACCACGGGAAGACCACCCTCGTCGACAAGATGCTCCGCCAGGCTGGAGCCTTCCGCGAAAATCAGGTCGTAGAAGAACGCGTGATGGATTCCAATCCGCTTGAAAAAGAGCGCGGAATCACCATTCTCGCCAAGAATACGTCGATCCGTTGGAACGACACGAAGATCAACATCGTCGACACGCCGGGCCACGCCGATTTCGGTGGCGAAGTGGAGCGCATTCTGCGCATGGTCGAAGGCGTACTGCTCGTCGTGGACGCGTTCGACGGTCCGATGCCGCAGACGCGGTTCGTGCTCCGCAAGGCGCTCGAACTCGGTCGCACCCCGATCATCGTCATCAACAAGATCGATCGCCCCGGCGCCGATCCGTTGCGTGTGCATGATGAAGTGCTGTCGCTGTTCATCGAACTCGAAGCGACGGAAGAGCAGCTGAACGCGCCGGTAGTGTACGCCAGCGCGAAGCAGGGGCTCGCCACGATGGACATGGATGTCACGCCGGTCGATCTGCAGCCGCTGTATCAGACGATCGTCGACACCGTGCCGCCGCCGCCGTCAGACAGCGAAGGCACGTTCCAGATGCTCGTGTCCACCATCGAGTATTCGGCGTACCTCGGCCGCATGGCGATCGGACGCGTGGAGCGTGGTATCGTGCACCTCGGCGATTCGGTCACGCTGCTGCCGTTCGAAAGCGACAAGCCGATTCAGCGTGGTCGCGTGTCCAAGCTGTACGGCTACGAAGGCCTCGAGCGCGTGGAAATCCAGGAAGCCTCGGCGGGCGAAATCGTGTTGCTTGCCGGCTTCGAAGATGTCGACATCGGCAGCACACTTACTGATCCCGACCATCAGGAGCCGCTCCCCGGCATCAGCGTGGAGTCGCCCACGATCAGCGTCGACTTCGTGGTGAACAATTCGCCGTTCGCGGGCAAGGACGGCAAGTTCGTCACGTCGCGTCAGCTGCGTGAGCGCCTGTACAAGGAGCTCGAGCGCAACGTGGCGCTCCGCGTCGAAGACAGCGATTCCACCGATGCGTGGAGCGTGTCCGGTCGCGGTGAATTGCACCTCTCCATCCTCATGGAGACCATGCGTCGCGAAGGCTTCGAATTTCAGGTGTCGCGTCCGAAGGTGATTCTGCGCACGGACGAGAAGGGCCAGAAACTCGAGCCGTTCGAAGAATTGGCGATTGACGTGCCCGAGGAATACCTCGGCACCGTCATCGAGAAGCTCGGACCCCGCAAGGCCGAGATGATCGAGATGAAGAACCCGGGGCAGGGGCTGGTGCGCCTGCTGTATCGCGTGCCGGCGCGTGGACTGTTCGGCTACCGCAGCGAGTTCCTCACGGACACGCGCGGCACCGGCATCATGCACCACCGCTTCCTCGAGTATGGGGCGTGGGCGGGCCCGCTGTCGGGCCGTTCGCGCGGTGTGCTCGTGTCGATGGAAAACGGCACGATCATCGCGTTTGCGCTGTTCAGCTTACAGGAGCGCTCCACCCTCTTCGTGACGCCGGGCGACGCGGTGTACGAAGGCATGCTGATCGGTGAGAACTCCCGTCCGGGCGACATGGACGTGAACCCGACGAAGGAAAAGAAGCTCTCGAACATCCGCACCAAGTCGACCGACGAAAACATCACCCTCGAGCCGCCCCGGGAGATCACCCTCGAAACCGCGCTCGAGTATATCGAAGACGACGAGCTCATCGAGATCACCCCGCTCAACATCCGACTCCGCAAGCGTCTCCTCTCCACGAGCGACCGCAAGCGGACCAACCGCGAGACGAAGCGGGAACGGACGGCCTAA